A single genomic interval of Natrinema sp. HArc-T2 harbors:
- a CDS encoding PIN domain-containing protein has translation MPRALIDTTVLFAAAYRRDSSHEAALPILHGIDNGALPEAVVLDYVLAETLNGLVTHAGHDAAVDLLDRIEENARFHIDSLTVDALATGKALFRQHEPLSFVDSCIIAYMQTEGLGYLYAFDDDFDATEDVYRLDTATNPYDPN, from the coding sequence ATGCCACGCGCTCTCATCGATACAACAGTCCTCTTCGCAGCAGCATACCGACGGGACAGTTCCCACGAAGCCGCGCTCCCGATACTCCATGGCATCGACAATGGAGCCCTTCCAGAGGCGGTGGTCCTCGACTACGTCCTCGCAGAAACGCTCAACGGCCTCGTTACCCACGCCGGCCACGACGCAGCTGTCGACCTCCTCGACCGTATTGAGGAAAACGCTCGCTTCCATATCGACTCGCTCACTGTCGACGCCCTTGCGACGGGAAAAGCACTGTTCCGACAGCACGAGCCACTGTCCTTCGTCGATAGTTGCATTATCGCGTATATGCAGACCGAAGGGCTCGGCTATCTGTATGCGTTCGATGACGACTTCGATGCAACAGAGGATGTCTATCGACTCGACACAGCTACGAACCCCTACGATCCCAACTGA
- a CDS encoding AbrB/MazE/SpoVT family DNA-binding domain-containing protein, whose protein sequence is MSSERIDAESKVSGNQANIPAQIRRELGIDDGDQLRWRIEDDGSVRIQVIQQQTGTFAEFDGYEGETDTNVTTDHDAWGVE, encoded by the coding sequence ATGAGCAGTGAGCGGATCGACGCCGAAAGCAAGGTGTCAGGGAATCAAGCGAACATCCCGGCTCAAATTCGGCGTGAACTCGGTATTGACGACGGTGACCAGCTCCGGTGGCGTATCGAAGACGATGGGAGCGTTCGCATCCAAGTTATCCAACAGCAAACAGGCACGTTCGCTGAATTCGATGGCTACGAGGGCGAGACGGATACCAACGTCACGACCGATCATGACGCTTGGGGCGTAGAGTAA